In uncultured Methanobrevibacter sp., the following are encoded in one genomic region:
- a CDS encoding protein-ADP-ribose hydrolase, which yields MNAKEQLDYLIGYLIDERNEDIAVPHDYDSKRALLRSLMNIRPPLKISDEFLKVQDEFLTAETLNKHLTGIEDIEDVDGRIMLWQGDITTLKVDAIVNAANSKLLGCFIPQHNCIDNVIHSAAGLQLRDECNRIMERQGFDESVGKAKITGAYNLPSKHVIHTVGPAIPQGLKPSKKDKDDLASCYKSCLGIAGEYKLESIAFCGISTGVFNFPQDLACEIAVKTVKDYLKDNETTLKHVIFDVFSDESYLLYKELIYG from the coding sequence ATTAACGCAAAAGAACAGTTGGATTACTTGATTGGCTATTTGATTGATGAGAGAAATGAAGATATTGCTGTTCCTCATGACTATGATTCCAAAAGGGCATTGCTTCGCTCACTTATGAACATAAGACCTCCTTTAAAAATATCCGATGAGTTTTTAAAGGTTCAGGACGAATTCCTGACAGCGGAAACATTGAACAAGCACCTGACTGGAATTGAGGATATTGAAGATGTTGACGGCAGGATAATGCTGTGGCAGGGTGACATTACCACCTTGAAGGTTGATGCAATTGTAAACGCCGCAAATTCAAAATTGCTCGGATGCTTCATACCCCAGCACAACTGCATTGACAATGTAATCCATTCCGCCGCAGGCTTGCAGCTGAGGGACGAATGCAACAGGATAATGGAAAGGCAGGGATTTGACGAAAGCGTCGGAAAGGCAAAAATCACGGGGGCATATAATCTGCCGTCCAAACATGTGATTCACACCGTGGGGCCTGCAATCCCTCAAGGGTTGAAACCGTCAAAAAAGGATAAGGATGATTTGGCAAGCTGTTATAAGTCATGCCTGGGTATTGCAGGGGAATATAAACTTGAATCCATAGCGTTCTGCGGCATCTCAACAGGGGTGTTTAACTTCCCGCAGGATCTGGCATGTGAAATTGCCGTAAAAACCGTCAAGGATTATCTCAAAGACAATGAGACCACATTGAAACATGTAATTTTTGACGTTTTCTCAGATGAAAGCTATTTGTTGTATAAGGAGTTAATTTATGGATAA
- a CDS encoding ArsA family ATPase, with translation MAFRDYFKFNKDKTTFIFVGGKGGVGKTSVSSATALWLAEQGKKTLIVSTDPAHSLADSLEVPIGSYPREIKTNLFALEIDPDEAMAQKQAQLEAQKAANPDSDGGLLGMDFLTDQLDMASSSPGADEAAAFEVFMTVMNSEEYDVVVFDTAPTGHTLRLLSFPEVMDSWVGKMMLAKAKLGSATNALKKIMPFMEAVDDPQTSEDLKRTKEQIDKAKEVLSDPDRTTFKMVVIPEEMSIYESERALEALNKYDITVDSVIVNQVMPDICDCDFCHSRHKLQQKRLALIDQKFPDQHIAEVPLFKDEVKGQEKLLNLAHILYDGEDNDEVVQEAIQL, from the coding sequence TTGGCATTTAGAGATTATTTCAAATTCAACAAGGATAAAACAACATTCATTTTTGTAGGTGGAAAGGGAGGAGTTGGAAAAACATCAGTGTCTTCCGCTACAGCATTATGGCTGGCCGAACAAGGCAAAAAAACATTGATTGTATCAACAGACCCTGCACATTCACTTGCCGATTCCCTTGAAGTTCCAATTGGAAGCTATCCAAGAGAAATCAAGACCAACCTGTTTGCACTTGAAATTGACCCTGATGAGGCAATGGCTCAAAAGCAGGCACAATTGGAAGCTCAAAAAGCAGCAAATCCGGATAGTGATGGAGGATTATTGGGAATGGATTTTCTAACAGATCAGCTGGACATGGCATCATCCTCACCGGGTGCGGATGAGGCAGCAGCATTTGAAGTGTTCATGACAGTAATGAACTCTGAAGAGTATGATGTTGTAGTGTTTGATACCGCACCAACAGGACACACATTAAGGTTACTGTCATTTCCTGAAGTCATGGACTCATGGGTTGGAAAAATGATGCTGGCAAAGGCAAAACTGGGCTCAGCAACAAATGCTCTTAAAAAAATCATGCCGTTCATGGAAGCTGTTGATGATCCTCAAACATCTGAAGACTTGAAAAGAACCAAGGAGCAAATCGACAAGGCAAAAGAGGTATTGTCAGACCCTGACAGGACCACATTCAAGATGGTTGTGATTCCTGAGGAAATGTCAATCTATGAGTCAGAAAGGGCACTTGAAGCATTAAACAAGTATGACATTACCGTTGACAGCGTAATCGTCAACCAGGTGATGCCTGACATCTGTGACTGTGACTTCTGCCACTCAAGACACAAGCTCCAGCAAAAAAGACTGGCTTTAATTGACCAGAAGTTCCCGGACCAGCACATCGCTGAAGTTCCGCTATTCAAGGATGAGGTAAAAGGTCAGGAAAAACTCTTAAACCTTGCTCATATCCTCTATGATGGTGAGGACAACGATGAGGTCGTTCAGGAAGCAATACAATTATAA
- a CDS encoding cobalt-precorrin-7 (C(5))-methyltransferase, with amino-acid sequence MSGKIYIIGIGPGSSEYLTKKALDTVKMSDYTVGSTRAIDLFDDVQNKIAFNVKELLDTLKKGVQLAVDGNTVSILSTGDPGFSGVLNTVLRISDEKGFSKDNIEVIPGISSLQLAAARCHIQWDNANIMTFHGRENIEDILPVINNGKTTIALPSRKVKDMAQFLLDNGVEAKRRVTVCERLSYPDEKIVSTTLDCIADSEFTYMCIIVIYP; translated from the coding sequence ATGAGCGGAAAAATTTATATCATTGGAATTGGACCAGGTTCAAGCGAATACCTGACCAAAAAGGCTCTTGACACTGTTAAGATGAGTGACTATACCGTTGGAAGCACACGTGCGATTGATCTTTTTGATGATGTGCAAAACAAGATTGCATTCAATGTAAAGGAATTGTTAGACACTTTGAAAAAGGGTGTTCAGCTTGCAGTTGACGGCAATACCGTATCAATTTTATCAACAGGAGATCCGGGTTTTTCAGGTGTCTTAAATACCGTTTTGAGAATTTCGGATGAGAAAGGTTTTTCCAAGGACAACATTGAGGTGATTCCCGGAATCAGTTCCCTTCAGCTTGCGGCGGCAAGATGCCATATCCAGTGGGACAATGCAAACATCATGACATTTCACGGACGTGAAAACATTGAAGACATACTTCCAGTCATCAACAACGGAAAGACAACCATTGCACTGCCGTCAAGAAAAGTCAAGGACATGGCGCAGTTTCTGCTTGACAACGGGGTTGAGGCGAAGCGCAGGGTAACCGTCTGTGAAAGGTTAAGCTATCCGGATGAGAAAATTGTAAGCACCACACTGGATTGCATTGCAGACAGTGAATTCACATACATGTGCATAATTGTCATATATCCATAA
- a CDS encoding helix-turn-helix domain-containing protein — protein sequence MNPEKVVCPVDRTLSLINKKWSIQIIRDMFFGKKHFKEFKEDKPNLSNKVLSNCLKDLEKNGLIEKKVLNTSPVTTEYYLTEYGQSMNRIIYELAMFTLDDDLDENYPEDKRDELKNTFRQTLKIDD from the coding sequence ATGAACCCTGAAAAAGTAGTCTGTCCGGTTGACAGAACCTTAAGTCTTATCAACAAAAAATGGAGCATCCAAATCATAAGAGACATGTTTTTTGGAAAAAAGCACTTTAAGGAATTCAAGGAGGATAAGCCAAACCTTTCAAATAAGGTCTTGTCCAACTGCCTTAAGGATTTGGAAAAAAATGGACTGATTGAAAAGAAGGTTTTGAACACCAGTCCCGTCACCACCGAATATTACCTGACCGAATACGGACAGTCTATGAACAGGATTATATATGAACTTGCGATGTTTACCCTGGATGACGATTTGGATGAAAACTATCCGGAAGACAAGCGAGACGAACTGAAAAACACTTTTAGACAAACCCTGAAAATTGATGATTGA